A single genomic interval of Aureliella helgolandensis harbors:
- a CDS encoding sulfatase-like hydrolase/transferase, translating to MLRSPSTAQHTGSQRFSVLSCNPARLLAILVGACVQLVGGQPLIAQTDSRPDIVLIVADDLGWGDLGCFGAEDLETPSLDGLAARGQRWTNFYANCTVCSPTRASIMTGCYPDRAGVPGVIRTHASNSWGKLANLPTLPEVLSKAGYQTACVGKWHLGLSPEDHPQSRGFDSFHGFLGDMMDDYYTHRRHDIAYMRKNRTPINPAGHATSLFAGWANQAIDRMADQDQPYFLYLAFNAPHTPIQPPASALARVQQRAPEMPETRAKLVALIEDLDAAIGRVLSNIENRGRDTLIVFVSDNGGQRNVGANNGPLRDGKGSKYEGGLRVPAIACWDGQIPAGSETQAMGVTMDILPTLCEIAGSQAPTGIDGQSLTQWAQHPNAPQDPREVYFVRREGGNAYSGLTIEALRQGDWKLVHNFPTSPFELFNLATDPTESQDLSRKQPAKLRSLQSALRLHIQRGGQVPWQPIPQKPTAQ from the coding sequence ATGCTTCGATCCCCCTCCACCGCACAGCACACTGGTAGCCAACGTTTCAGCGTCCTCAGCTGCAACCCAGCACGCCTGCTCGCGATCCTAGTAGGTGCTTGCGTCCAGCTCGTTGGCGGGCAACCACTGATCGCCCAGACCGACAGTCGCCCCGATATCGTCTTGATCGTGGCCGACGATTTGGGCTGGGGAGACCTAGGCTGCTTCGGTGCCGAGGATCTAGAGACCCCATCCTTGGACGGTCTGGCTGCGCGCGGCCAACGCTGGACGAATTTCTACGCCAACTGCACCGTTTGCTCCCCCACGCGAGCTTCCATCATGACGGGCTGCTATCCAGATCGCGCAGGTGTACCTGGGGTGATTCGCACCCATGCCAGCAACAGCTGGGGCAAGCTGGCCAACCTCCCCACACTCCCCGAAGTCCTATCCAAGGCGGGCTACCAGACGGCCTGCGTCGGTAAATGGCATCTTGGCCTCTCCCCCGAAGATCATCCCCAATCTCGCGGCTTCGATTCGTTTCATGGTTTCCTAGGCGACATGATGGACGATTACTACACCCACCGTCGCCACGATATCGCCTACATGCGTAAAAACCGTACGCCCATCAATCCCGCCGGACACGCCACCAGCCTTTTTGCTGGCTGGGCGAACCAAGCCATCGACCGCATGGCAGACCAAGACCAACCCTACTTTCTCTACTTGGCATTCAACGCACCTCACACTCCCATCCAGCCGCCGGCCTCCGCGCTGGCCCGCGTCCAACAGCGTGCTCCGGAAATGCCTGAAACTCGCGCCAAATTGGTGGCCTTAATCGAAGACCTCGATGCTGCCATTGGTCGTGTCCTATCCAATATCGAAAACCGAGGACGTGACACGCTCATTGTATTCGTGAGCGACAACGGAGGCCAAAGAAATGTCGGTGCCAACAACGGTCCTCTGCGAGACGGCAAGGGATCTAAGTATGAAGGAGGTTTGCGTGTTCCGGCCATCGCCTGCTGGGACGGTCAGATTCCGGCCGGTTCCGAAACCCAAGCAATGGGCGTTACCATGGATATCCTCCCCACTCTGTGCGAAATTGCCGGTTCGCAAGCCCCAACCGGAATCGACGGACAATCCTTGACCCAATGGGCACAACATCCCAACGCCCCCCAAGACCCGAGAGAGGTCTACTTTGTCCGACGCGAAGGAGGCAATGCCTATTCCGGTTTAACGATCGAAGCCTTACGCCAAGGGGATTGGAAGCTGGTCCATAACTTCCCGACCTCTCCCTTTGAATTGTTCAATTTGGCGACCGACCCAACGGAGTCACAAGATCTGTCCAGGAAGCAACCCGCCAAACTGCGCAGTCTGCAGAGCGCTCTGCGATTGCACATCCAACGTGGCGGGCAAGTCCCCTGGCAACCGATCCCCCAGAAACCTACCGCTCAATAG